In a single window of the Caproicibacterium sp. BJN0003 genome:
- a CDS encoding YfcC family protein has protein sequence MLEKAEKTKPKRSFQMPHTFVILLIIILAAVLLTWIIPSGKYERYDNGSGIKVVNADNFSYVENTSVNPLSIPFTIVKSFVDNADLIFVVLFSGGAIYMLTSAGALQALVAKVARKYSQRVEIFVPLLMLVFALICTTQAVNTFIGFAPIMVMLSLSLGLDSIVGVGIILLGGAIGFSTGTLNVSTTLVAQKIAGLPPYSGIGYRWVCFVVFYIITCFWLVRYAKKIQKDPTLSPMYDLDQQSEFKKANLDDFGHMDVRKSLSIAALIVALGIIVYGCINLNWSFSEQSAVFLVLAVVIGILAGFSANKICTEFLAGCKKMLGAGFIIGMARSIGAILTAGGITDTIVHSLTTMLGGLPPTLLSVGMLFANTLINVVLTSGSGQAAAVMPIMAPLSDLLHVTRQTCILTFNFGDGFCNYILPTSTALMGILSAGNVPYDRWMKFMWKLFLVWFVAGSVLAVIAQMMNYGPM, from the coding sequence ATGTTGGAAAAAGCGGAAAAAACAAAGCCCAAAAGATCTTTTCAAATGCCTCATACCTTTGTCATCCTGCTTATCATCATCTTGGCAGCGGTACTTTTGACTTGGATTATTCCCAGCGGTAAGTACGAACGGTATGATAATGGCAGCGGCATAAAAGTCGTAAATGCAGACAATTTCTCTTATGTGGAGAATACATCGGTCAATCCGCTGTCCATTCCTTTCACCATTGTCAAATCCTTTGTTGACAATGCAGATCTGATCTTTGTAGTGTTATTCAGTGGTGGTGCAATTTACATGCTTACCAGTGCGGGAGCCTTGCAGGCGCTGGTTGCCAAAGTTGCACGCAAATACAGTCAGCGGGTAGAAATTTTTGTTCCGCTGCTGATGCTCGTATTTGCTCTGATCTGTACCACGCAGGCGGTAAATACATTTATTGGATTTGCCCCCATTATGGTCATGCTTTCTCTCAGCCTTGGGCTAGATAGTATCGTAGGCGTTGGAATTATTTTGTTAGGCGGCGCCATTGGCTTCTCCACCGGCACTCTAAATGTCAGCACCACGCTGGTGGCACAAAAGATTGCCGGGCTGCCCCCTTACAGCGGCATTGGCTACCGCTGGGTTTGCTTTGTGGTATTTTATATTATCACTTGCTTCTGGTTGGTTCGTTATGCAAAAAAAATCCAAAAAGATCCTACCCTCAGCCCCATGTACGACCTGGATCAACAGAGCGAATTTAAAAAAGCAAACCTCGATGACTTCGGCCATATGGACGTTCGTAAAAGTCTTTCTATTGCAGCTCTGATCGTTGCACTGGGAATCATCGTCTATGGCTGCATCAATCTAAATTGGAGCTTTTCAGAACAGTCGGCCGTATTTTTGGTACTGGCAGTAGTAATTGGCATTCTAGCTGGATTTAGCGCCAATAAAATCTGCACTGAATTTTTGGCTGGCTGTAAAAAGATGCTCGGTGCGGGCTTTATCATCGGCATGGCCCGCAGCATCGGTGCGATTTTGACTGCCGGCGGCATCACAGATACCATCGTTCACAGTCTGACAACCATGCTTGGTGGTCTGCCCCCAACACTTCTAAGCGTCGGGATGTTGTTTGCCAATACCCTGATCAACGTGGTTTTGACTAGCGGCAGCGGCCAGGCAGCAGCGGTCATGCCGATCATGGCTCCCCTGTCTGATCTACTTCACGTCACCCGGCAGACCTGCATTCTGACGTTCAACTTCGGCGATGGTTTCTGTAACTACATTCTCCCCACCTCCACTGCGTTGATGGGCATTTTAAGTGCCGGCAATGTTCCTTACGACCGTTGGATGAAATTCATGTGGAAACTGTTCTTGGTATGGTTTGTCGCAGGTAGCGTATTAGCCGTTATCGCCCAAATGATGAATTATGGTCCAATGTAA
- a CDS encoding glycoside hydrolase family 25 protein, which produces MSMRGIDVSAHNGLIDWQAVKDAGIQFALIRAGYGNDISQKDQYFDRNIQGALNAGIAVGVYWFSYATSVTDSQKEAETCKTVIAPYNDKITWPVFFDFEYDSVRWCRQNGVNPGPQLVTDMALTFLQTMQAAGYKVGNYANLDYCRNWFQMERLSDFPLWFAQYGVDSPAVSCPIWQFGGTSVPGCSGSIDTNIAYADLGGGTVPVATQTVASVVAPTRDISAAYRVHTAENGWLSEVWDDNDFAGVVGHKITDIAIGVTKGTVKYRVHVCGGDWLPYVTGYDISDSNNGYAGNGKEIDALEVYYSTPDGITTHYAKYRISPNLQSYYGWQIDDQTGDGMDGYAGQFGNTIDRFQLEITN; this is translated from the coding sequence ATGAGTATGAGAGGGATTGATGTATCGGCGCACAACGGACTTATAGACTGGCAAGCCGTAAAAGATGCTGGAATCCAGTTTGCTCTTATTCGTGCCGGCTACGGTAACGACATTAGTCAGAAAGATCAATACTTTGATCGTAACATTCAAGGCGCACTTAATGCCGGGATTGCAGTTGGTGTGTATTGGTTTAGTTATGCGACTTCCGTAACGGACTCGCAAAAAGAAGCAGAGACTTGTAAAACGGTCATTGCCCCGTATAATGATAAGATTACATGGCCGGTATTCTTTGACTTTGAATATGATTCCGTGCGCTGGTGTAGACAAAATGGTGTAAATCCCGGTCCGCAACTCGTAACTGACATGGCGCTAACGTTTTTGCAGACAATGCAAGCGGCAGGGTATAAGGTTGGAAATTATGCTAATTTGGATTATTGCCGGAACTGGTTCCAAATGGAACGGTTATCTGACTTCCCTTTATGGTTCGCACAGTATGGCGTTGATTCGCCGGCGGTTTCCTGCCCTATTTGGCAGTTTGGAGGGACAAGCGTCCCCGGTTGCTCCGGCAGCATTGATACTAATATTGCCTATGCTGACCTTGGCGGTGGAACCGTTCCGGTAGCAACTCAAACAGTCGCTTCGGTGGTAGCTCCAACCCGAGACATTAGCGCCGCATATCGAGTGCACACAGCAGAAAACGGATGGCTCAGCGAAGTTTGGGACGACAATGACTTCGCAGGTGTTGTCGGTCATAAAATTACTGATATTGCAATCGGAGTCACAAAAGGAACCGTTAAATACCGTGTCCATGTATGCGGTGGAGATTGGCTCCCATATGTAACCGGATATGACATCAGCGACAGTAATAATGGCTACGCTGGTAATGGAAAAGAGATTGATGCGCTGGAAGTGTATTACTCTACTCCTGATGGCATAACTACTCATTACGCAAAGTACCGCATTTCACCAAATTTGCAGTCTTATTACGGCTGGCAGATCGACGATCAGACAGGCGACGGTATGGACGGTTACGCTGGACAGTTTGGAAACACCATTGATAGATTCCAGTTGGAAATTACGAATTGA
- a CDS encoding M20 family metallopeptidase has product MKETLYRLIDEQRDNLFDMADFIHDNPEYDGHEEKACTLLTDYLKKHGFKVEIGLGEWPTAFRAVYHHGNGGPRIGLLCEYDALPGMGHACGHHLQGPGICAAAIALKEACPSENFSLVVYGTPAEETRSAKVSLQENGYFSDIDVALMMHGGPDTCVDIKSMALTNYTVTFHGVSAHAALAPERGRSALDALLLSFQGIEFLREHVRDDVRLHYTIGQLPGPANVVPDHAVGIFCVRSYSTDVMQEVCGRFEKLIKGAAMMADVSCEFVKTKTLMGKIPALRLNDLVMANAAACHAPGIAPAREKTGSTDFGNVMSKVPGCCIRVKFVPSGTSSHTQTFVDCGKNEDAHLAILIGAKTLAGTVYDILTTPDLLKEIQTDFEQNRFKV; this is encoded by the coding sequence ATGAAAGAGACTCTCTATAGACTTATTGATGAACAACGTGACAATTTGTTTGATATGGCTGATTTTATTCATGACAATCCGGAATACGACGGGCATGAAGAAAAAGCCTGTACACTGCTGACCGATTACCTAAAAAAGCATGGCTTTAAAGTAGAAATTGGTTTGGGTGAATGGCCCACCGCCTTTCGCGCTGTTTATCATCACGGAAACGGTGGCCCACGTATTGGACTTTTGTGTGAATATGATGCTCTGCCAGGCATGGGCCATGCCTGCGGCCATCATCTGCAGGGCCCCGGCATCTGTGCCGCCGCCATTGCGCTAAAAGAAGCGTGTCCAAGTGAAAACTTCTCTCTCGTTGTATATGGCACCCCCGCAGAAGAAACACGCAGCGCAAAAGTTAGTCTACAGGAAAACGGATATTTTTCTGACATCGATGTAGCTCTGATGATGCACGGCGGTCCAGATACCTGTGTCGATATAAAAAGTATGGCTTTGACCAATTACACGGTCACCTTCCACGGCGTCAGCGCACATGCGGCACTTGCTCCGGAACGCGGCCGCAGTGCGTTGGATGCACTTCTGCTGAGTTTTCAGGGCATAGAATTTTTACGCGAGCATGTAAGAGACGACGTACGGTTACACTACACGATCGGGCAGCTTCCAGGCCCCGCAAATGTTGTGCCGGACCATGCGGTCGGTATTTTCTGTGTGCGCAGTTACAGCACCGATGTCATGCAGGAAGTCTGTGGGCGGTTTGAAAAGCTGATAAAAGGAGCCGCCATGATGGCAGATGTGAGCTGCGAGTTCGTCAAGACCAAGACGTTGATGGGCAAAATTCCAGCTTTGCGGCTGAATGATCTTGTAATGGCCAATGCGGCAGCCTGTCATGCACCGGGGATCGCCCCCGCCCGTGAGAAAACCGGCAGCACCGATTTTGGCAACGTAATGAGCAAAGTTCCTGGCTGTTGTATTCGTGTGAAATTTGTTCCTTCCGGTACCAGCAGCCACACTCAAACCTTTGTGGACTGCGGTAAAAACGAGGATGCTCATTTGGCCATTTTGATCGGAGCAAAAACCCTTGCTGGAACTGTCTATGACATTCTCACTACTCCCGATCTTTTGAAAGAGATTCAAACTGATTTTGAACAAAACCGGTTCAAGGTTTGA
- a CDS encoding LysR family transcriptional regulator has protein sequence MNLKEQEYMLALGRHGSLTGAAQELWITQPTLSVFLNRLEKSMGVQLFQRVGKRLVPTAAGREYLACAHQMELMKMDFDKKLSQFVREDRGVLHVGSMRHRNLYLFPRLIRNFQNVHPGIQVILHDSSPTDLEKMLKDGDLDLILTNQPVENPSLSVHPIYEDRLGMVLGAARAAKLRHHEKWERNMQYLDLRAVQDDLFYILPRPHSVRLIAESAFHYVGIHPAHVQEVSNIDLGCQLAAENLGAAFTMESYYRYFSYPKPTKCFFVGDPKLNIKWSIAFRKKATVPSYMKDFMALLKEQMRDVNLREFYSR, from the coding sequence ATGAATCTAAAAGAGCAGGAATATATGTTGGCACTTGGCCGTCACGGCAGCCTGACAGGTGCCGCGCAGGAGCTATGGATTACCCAGCCGACGCTGAGCGTTTTTCTCAATCGTCTGGAAAAAAGTATGGGGGTCCAGCTGTTTCAAAGGGTTGGAAAAAGGCTGGTGCCAACGGCTGCAGGGCGCGAGTACTTGGCCTGTGCGCATCAGATGGAACTGATGAAGATGGATTTCGATAAGAAGCTTTCTCAATTTGTGCGGGAAGATCGAGGGGTTCTGCATGTGGGCAGCATGCGTCACCGCAATCTGTATCTGTTTCCACGTCTCATCCGTAATTTTCAGAATGTTCATCCGGGAATTCAGGTTATTTTGCACGATTCCAGTCCAACAGATTTGGAAAAAATGCTGAAAGATGGCGATTTGGATCTAATACTGACGAACCAGCCGGTGGAGAATCCATCGCTTTCTGTACATCCCATTTATGAAGATCGTCTGGGGATGGTTTTGGGTGCCGCCAGAGCCGCCAAACTAAGACATCACGAAAAATGGGAACGCAATATGCAGTATCTGGACCTGCGAGCGGTGCAGGACGATTTGTTTTATATTTTGCCGCGTCCGCATTCTGTACGGCTGATTGCCGAAAGTGCGTTTCATTATGTAGGGATTCATCCTGCCCATGTGCAAGAGGTGAGTAATATTGATTTGGGGTGTCAGCTTGCGGCGGAAAATCTGGGAGCGGCATTTACAATGGAAAGCTATTACCGCTATTTTAGTTATCCGAAACCGACAAAATGCTTTTTTGTGGGGGACCCAAAGTTAAATATTAAGTGGAGTATTGCTTTTCGAAAAAAAGCCACAGTACCTTCTTATATGAAAGATTTTATGGCGCTTTTGAAAGAACAGATGCGGGATGTGAATCTAAGGGAGTTTTATAGCCGATAA
- a CDS encoding glycosyltransferase family 2 protein, translating to MPTVYFVIPCYNEEAVLPETVKELTKVLEGMEEHGLADQKSRMLFVDDGSRDKTWELISSYHEENHWVSGLKLSHNRGHQNALLSGLMTAKEVADCAISLDADLQDDVNVLPQFVQKYLEGCDVVYGVRNKRETDTFFKRTTAEGFYKVMQKLGVDIVFNHADYRLMSRRALEALSEYKEVNLFLRGIVPLIGYKSDYVYYDRHERFAGESKYPLKKMISFAVDGITSFSVKPLKIISNLGILVSVLSIFGLLYALISHFTGNAVSGWTAIVCSIWLLGGIQMLCLGVVGTYVGKIYSEVKGRPRFKIETLLDDNTEEQKIPLRKDEKI from the coding sequence ATGCCAACGGTTTATTTTGTAATTCCATGTTATAACGAAGAAGCAGTTTTGCCGGAGACGGTGAAAGAACTGACAAAAGTTTTAGAAGGAATGGAAGAACATGGATTAGCAGACCAAAAGAGCCGAATGCTCTTTGTAGATGATGGCAGCCGCGATAAAACGTGGGAGCTGATTTCTAGCTATCATGAAGAAAACCATTGGGTGAGCGGGCTAAAGCTTTCTCATAACCGCGGACATCAAAATGCGCTGCTCTCCGGATTAATGACAGCGAAAGAAGTAGCGGACTGTGCAATCAGTCTTGACGCCGATTTGCAGGACGATGTAAATGTTCTGCCGCAGTTTGTGCAAAAGTATCTGGAAGGCTGTGATGTGGTTTACGGTGTGCGCAATAAGCGCGAGACGGATACTTTCTTTAAAAGGACGACGGCCGAAGGCTTTTATAAGGTCATGCAGAAGCTGGGCGTAGATATTGTGTTTAACCATGCAGATTACCGTTTGATGAGCCGCCGGGCATTGGAAGCGCTTTCCGAGTATAAAGAGGTTAATCTTTTCCTGCGCGGAATTGTGCCTCTGATCGGGTATAAGAGTGATTATGTCTACTACGATCGCCATGAGCGGTTTGCAGGGGAGAGTAAATATCCGCTGAAAAAGATGATTTCGTTCGCGGTGGATGGGATCACTTCTTTTAGCGTAAAGCCGCTGAAAATCATTTCAAACTTAGGTATCTTGGTTTCGGTTTTGAGTATTTTTGGACTGCTTTATGCACTGATTTCCCACTTTACAGGGAATGCTGTTTCCGGCTGGACGGCAATTGTCTGTTCTATCTGGCTGCTCGGAGGAATTCAGATGCTGTGCCTTGGTGTAGTTGGTACTTATGTCGGTAAAATTTACAGCGAAGTAAAAGGACGTCCGCGTTTTAAGATCGAAACGCTTCTCGACGATAACACAGAAGAACAAAAGATTCCATTGAGAAAAGATGAAAAGATTTAA
- a CDS encoding YfhO family protein, with amino-acid sequence MKRLSLEQKPYLLRALLYGILTAAVLFLPFIIYDKGYFLFYGDFNVQQVPFYQMCHDAIRSGNVKWSWTTDLGANFVGSYSFYLLGSPFFWLTIPFPSEAVPYLMGPLYILKFGCAAMNGSIYIRRYVHSSEGAILGGMLYAFSGFAIYNVFFNHFHEAIVFFPLLLWSLDEYMYHRRRGVFAFFVFVTAFINYYFFVGMVTFLLIYWLLRFFQKDWRISARDFGFLALEAVLGVLCACAILLPTILCIVQNPRVDSPSQGWYALLYDNEQRYLHILSCFFFPPDLPARANFTPDSNSQWASLGAWLPLFSMTGVIAFLQRKKKNWLKTLLLVLFFMTMVPVLNSAFQLFNSSYYARWFYMITLMMSLATVHSLELSDVDWLRAIKWTIGITLGISLPIGFMVKKVTSGEETTWSYGLEKYPSRFWPYVAIALLSLLLLLLIFHEYRKNRRRFMRMAIFGTACISVVYGWFFITTGKTQGDDTHNELIPYALNGGKDIDLPYSDIFSRIDVYDGMDNLPMYWQMPTIQAFHSIVPGSVMDFYPTIGVKRDVASRPDTKVYALRSFTSCRWLFDPTTRGQNFVDPATNQTRMPGWTYITNENGSNIYENEYFIPMGFSYQKFITRAEYNELSESQRCLVLLKAIVLPNDKAAAIAEQSGLTHLDSPQLADFSQQSYFKDCVERAAGACTSFTTDNNGFSAVAQSDADRLIFFSVPYESGWSVTVNGQPAEIEKVNVGFMAVKVPAGEAQIRFNYETPGLKIGIFLSIAGFLILGVYVFRSRQRKRWIEQQRKLDKGV; translated from the coding sequence TTGAAGCGCTTGAGTTTAGAACAGAAGCCCTATCTTCTGCGTGCGCTGCTCTATGGGATATTGACGGCGGCAGTGCTTTTTCTTCCATTTATCATTTATGATAAGGGATATTTTTTATTTTATGGTGATTTTAATGTACAGCAAGTGCCGTTTTATCAAATGTGCCACGATGCGATTCGCAGCGGAAATGTTAAATGGAGTTGGACAACCGATCTTGGAGCTAATTTTGTTGGTTCCTATAGCTTTTATCTTTTGGGGAGCCCCTTCTTTTGGCTGACCATTCCATTCCCGAGCGAAGCGGTGCCATATTTGATGGGGCCGCTTTATATCCTGAAATTTGGCTGCGCTGCAATGAATGGCTCTATTTACATACGTCGATATGTCCATTCCTCAGAAGGCGCGATCCTTGGCGGAATGCTGTATGCTTTTTCCGGATTTGCCATTTATAATGTGTTCTTCAACCATTTTCATGAAGCAATCGTCTTTTTCCCACTGCTTCTGTGGTCTTTGGACGAATACATGTACCATCGTAGGCGCGGCGTCTTTGCATTCTTCGTTTTTGTTACGGCTTTCATTAATTATTATTTCTTTGTGGGAATGGTCACTTTCCTTTTGATTTATTGGCTGCTCCGATTCTTTCAAAAAGATTGGCGGATTTCTGCAAGAGACTTTGGATTTTTGGCACTTGAGGCCGTCTTGGGCGTTCTTTGTGCCTGTGCGATCCTTTTGCCCACTATCCTTTGCATTGTTCAGAATCCGCGTGTCGATAGCCCTTCGCAGGGGTGGTATGCGCTGCTTTATGATAATGAGCAGCGGTATCTGCATATTCTTTCTTGCTTTTTCTTCCCTCCGGATCTTCCTGCCCGCGCGAACTTTACGCCGGATTCCAATAGCCAATGGGCTTCGCTCGGCGCGTGGCTTCCGCTGTTTAGTATGACCGGGGTTATTGCATTTTTACAGAGAAAAAAGAAAAATTGGCTTAAAACACTGCTCCTTGTTCTCTTTTTCATGACAATGGTGCCAGTACTCAACAGCGCATTTCAACTTTTTAACAGCAGTTATTATGCCCGTTGGTTTTATATGATCACCCTGATGATGAGCCTTGCGACTGTGCATAGTTTGGAGCTTTCCGATGTGGACTGGCTCAGAGCAATCAAGTGGACAATCGGCATCACGCTGGGAATTTCACTGCCGATTGGATTTATGGTGAAGAAAGTTACCAGCGGGGAAGAAACCACTTGGAGCTACGGGCTGGAAAAATATCCGAGTCGATTCTGGCCGTATGTAGCGATTGCACTGTTGAGCCTGCTTTTGCTGCTCCTCATTTTCCATGAGTATCGGAAAAACCGTCGTCGCTTTATGAGAATGGCGATTTTTGGGACCGCTTGTATTTCGGTTGTTTATGGCTGGTTCTTTATCACAACTGGGAAAACGCAGGGCGATGATACCCATAATGAACTGATTCCCTATGCTTTAAATGGAGGAAAAGACATCGATCTTCCCTATTCGGATATTTTTTCTCGGATCGATGTTTATGACGGAATGGATAATCTGCCGATGTATTGGCAGATGCCGACCATACAGGCTTTTCACAGCATTGTGCCGGGCAGCGTGATGGACTTTTATCCCACGATCGGCGTCAAGCGCGATGTTGCCAGCCGTCCGGATACAAAAGTTTATGCGCTGCGCAGTTTTACCAGCTGTCGCTGGCTGTTTGACCCGACTACCCGCGGACAGAATTTTGTAGATCCTGCAACCAATCAAACTCGCATGCCGGGCTGGACTTATATTACGAACGAAAACGGCAGCAATATTTATGAAAATGAATATTTTATTCCAATGGGGTTCAGTTATCAAAAATTCATCACACGCGCGGAATATAATGAACTTTCAGAATCACAGCGTTGCCTGGTCCTTTTAAAGGCGATTGTCCTGCCAAATGATAAAGCGGCGGCCATTGCCGAGCAAAGCGGGCTTACACATTTGGATTCTCCTCAGCTGGCGGATTTCTCTCAGCAGAGCTATTTTAAAGACTGCGTCGAGCGTGCGGCAGGAGCCTGTACATCGTTTACAACCGATAACAATGGATTTTCAGCGGTTGCCCAATCGGATGCCGACCGGTTAATTTTCTTTAGTGTTCCCTATGAGAGCGGATGGAGTGTGACCGTAAACGGTCAACCGGCTGAAATTGAAAAAGTCAATGTTGGGTTTATGGCGGTTAAAGTACCAGCCGGTGAGGCACAGATTCGATTTAATTATGAAACACCCGGTTTGAAGATTGGCATTTTTCTTTCGATTGCAGGATTTTTAATTTTAGGGGTTTATGTTTTTCGCAGTCGTCAAAGGAAAAGATGGATCGAACAACAAAGAAAATTAGATAAAGGAGTTTAA
- a CDS encoding phage holin, translated as MKINWTVRMKNKAFWITAIPAVLLLLSQVLGLFGISLDFTGLSNQLLAIVGTVFGLLALLGVVNDPTTSGTSDSDQALQYTEPKK; from the coding sequence ATGAAAATTAATTGGACGGTACGAATGAAAAACAAGGCTTTTTGGATCACTGCTATTCCGGCGGTGCTATTGCTCCTCTCACAGGTGCTAGGACTGTTTGGAATCAGTTTAGATTTTACCGGACTAAGCAATCAGCTATTGGCAATCGTCGGGACGGTGTTTGGCTTGCTTGCCCTTTTGGGTGTAGTTAATGACCCGACCACCTCCGGCACGTCTGACAGCGACCAGGCGCTACAGTACACGGAACCTAAAAAATAA
- a CDS encoding thioredoxin domain-containing protein: protein MAAKEYTNQLIHEKSPYLLQHAHNPVNWFPWGEAAFQKAKEENKPVFLSIGYSTCHWCHVMAHESFESLQVAELLNRDYISIKVDREERPDIDAVYMSVCVAFHGAGGWPLTAIMTPEQKPFWVGTYLPKASQYGHMGLLDLLTSISQLWKTDQEKLIESGENAVQQLQQQETKKRPAAELNTEVFIRAFQWFQQIYDPDWGGFGAAPKFPTPFNLLFLLRYSTAEHEENALKMVQHTLDQMYRGGIYDHIGGGFSRYSTDEKWLIPHFEKTLYDNALLSQVYLEAYEKTSDPLYRNVAKEVLNYVLRELTDEQSGFYCGQDADSDGEEGKYYLFTPNEINTVLGKEKSTQFCKWFGITETGNFEGKNVPNLIANSRYAEENEQMEADCKLLYDYRLKRTKLHKDDKVLTAWNALMISALADAFVILQEPSYLKAAQDAQQFLSESLVNHQTGRLYRRWRKGEAGIAAQLDDYAFYIFALLKLYQATFEVLYLKEAVQYSKQMVNLFFDNEEGGFYSYAKDSESLIGRPKEIYDGAIPSGNSAALAILLWLFNLTGDVTWQQLFEKQSIFYSSDLSDFPAGNCAALCVLTKVLYPSQELICVTSDHQASSELLSFLHRYQKQLPFSIIKTRANQQELMDVVPYTENYPIPAEGTTFYLCKNGKCSAPVTDLRILQQMI from the coding sequence ATGGCAGCCAAAGAATATACCAATCAGTTAATTCACGAGAAATCGCCTTATTTGTTGCAGCATGCCCACAACCCTGTAAATTGGTTTCCGTGGGGAGAGGCGGCATTTCAAAAGGCAAAAGAGGAAAATAAGCCTGTCTTTTTAAGCATCGGTTATTCTACTTGTCATTGGTGTCATGTGATGGCTCATGAGTCTTTTGAATCTTTACAAGTGGCAGAACTCTTAAATCGAGACTATATCTCGATTAAGGTAGACCGCGAAGAACGCCCTGATATAGACGCAGTATACATGTCTGTATGCGTGGCGTTCCATGGAGCCGGCGGATGGCCGTTGACTGCTATCATGACGCCGGAGCAAAAGCCTTTTTGGGTCGGAACTTATTTGCCCAAAGCTTCACAGTATGGGCATATGGGATTGTTGGACCTCTTAACTTCTATCTCGCAGTTATGGAAAACGGATCAAGAAAAACTGATTGAATCGGGAGAAAATGCGGTCCAGCAGCTGCAGCAGCAGGAAACAAAAAAGCGCCCGGCGGCTGAACTTAATACAGAAGTATTTATACGTGCTTTCCAATGGTTTCAACAAATTTATGATCCCGATTGGGGAGGATTTGGTGCGGCGCCGAAATTCCCAACTCCGTTTAATTTGCTTTTTTTGCTGCGCTATTCGACGGCAGAACACGAAGAGAATGCACTAAAAATGGTTCAGCATACGCTGGATCAAATGTATAGAGGAGGAATTTATGATCATATCGGGGGCGGTTTTTCACGGTACTCTACAGATGAAAAATGGCTGATTCCCCATTTTGAAAAAACACTTTATGATAATGCACTGCTTTCTCAGGTTTATCTTGAAGCATATGAAAAAACGAGTGATCCCCTTTATCGGAATGTTGCGAAAGAGGTGCTGAATTATGTTCTTCGCGAGTTGACAGATGAGCAGTCCGGATTTTATTGCGGGCAGGATGCAGACAGTGACGGTGAAGAAGGAAAATACTATCTTTTTACACCGAATGAAATCAATACAGTATTAGGGAAAGAAAAATCAACTCAATTTTGTAAATGGTTCGGAATTACCGAAACGGGAAATTTTGAGGGAAAGAATGTTCCAAACTTAATTGCGAATTCGAGATATGCAGAAGAAAATGAACAGATGGAAGCCGATTGTAAACTCCTTTATGATTATCGCTTAAAACGTACAAAACTTCATAAAGACGATAAAGTTCTGACTGCTTGGAATGCACTTATGATATCAGCTTTGGCAGATGCTTTTGTCATATTGCAAGAGCCTAGTTACCTGAAAGCGGCGCAAGATGCGCAACAATTTCTTTCGGAATCTCTTGTAAATCATCAGACAGGTCGTTTATATCGCCGGTGGCGCAAGGGCGAAGCTGGAATTGCTGCGCAGTTAGACGACTATGCATTTTATATTTTTGCGTTGCTTAAACTTTATCAGGCTACTTTTGAGGTGCTCTATTTAAAGGAAGCTGTCCAATACTCTAAACAGATGGTCAATCTGTTTTTTGACAACGAGGAGGGAGGTTTCTATTCGTATGCAAAGGACAGCGAATCATTGATTGGCCGTCCAAAAGAAATATACGATGGGGCAATTCCTTCGGGAAATTCGGCTGCTTTGGCTATTTTGCTTTGGCTTTTTAATCTTACCGGAGATGTTACGTGGCAGCAGCTTTTCGAAAAGCAATCCATATTTTATTCGAGTGATCTTTCTGATTTTCCTGCAGGAAATTGTGCAGCTTTATGTGTATTGACAAAAGTACTATATCCCTCTCAAGAACTGATTTGCGTGACCTCAGATCATCAGGCGTCTTCTGAGCTGCTTTCTTTTCTGCACCGCTATCAAAAACAACTTCCGTTCAGCATAATTAAGACAAGGGCAAATCAGCAGGAATTAATGGATGTGGTTCCCTATACCGAAAATTATCCGATTCCAGCCGAAGGGACCACCTTTTATCTTTGCAAAAATGGAAAATGCTCGGCACCAGTAACGGATTTAAGAATTTTACAACAAATGATTTAA